In a single window of the Candidatus Poribacteria bacterium genome:
- a CDS encoding nucleotidyltransferase domain-containing protein, which produces MIKAQIPHHLRPALDLIVKSLREVLGEHLIAVLLKGSLVKGDFIPGYSDVDIHVLVDYEVMEGPRSPRLEEALRIQERIGIIRPQDYDVWQFQIFFLSPEHYPYDWSPPLPGTYILLYGDVPEDLRETEEGYYRKIDLSLHRISGYISYLLERFTDKPNQRLAEIVRLTGAILKGTLYNAVSLLEEKPLSVWRMPVWEVLSKWEDELCPGGHLSNFFNGIREEWGRVIEDPDFARYLFSEGIKSFQALERWFDEKGRSLIPEDKVKL; this is translated from the coding sequence ATGATAAAAGCCCAAATCCCCCATCATCTCAGACCGGCTCTCGATCTCATAGTCAAATCGCTTCGGGAAGTCTTAGGTGAGCATCTCATAGCCGTTCTGCTGAAAGGATCCCTCGTGAAGGGGGATTTCATACCCGGATATTCCGACGTGGACATCCATGTCCTTGTGGACTACGAGGTGATGGAAGGCCCGCGCTCACCAAGACTTGAGGAGGCGCTGAGAATACAGGAGAGGATCGGAATCATCCGCCCCCAAGATTACGACGTCTGGCAATTCCAGATCTTCTTCCTATCCCCGGAGCATTATCCATATGATTGGTCGCCCCCTCTGCCGGGAACCTATATCCTGCTCTACGGGGATGTCCCTGAGGATCTCAGAGAGACAGAGGAAGGGTATTATCGTAAGATCGATCTGAGCCTTCATCGCATATCCGGTTATATCTCTTACCTGCTGGAGCGATTTACCGATAAGCCGAACCAGAGATTGGCGGAGATCGTTAGATTGACGGGGGCGATATTGAAAGGAACGCTTTATAACGCCGTCTCCCTCCTGGAGGAGAAGCCGCTTTCAGTGTGGCGTATGCCGGTGTGGGAGGTGCTCTCAAAGTGGGAGGATGAGCTCTGTCCCGGCGGTCATCTGTCCAACTTCTTCAATGGTATCAGGGAGGAGTGGGGGAGGGTCATTGAAGATCCGGATTTTGCCCGATATCTCTTCAGCGAGGGGATCAAGAGCTTCCAGGCGCTGGAGAGGTGGTTCGATGAAAAGGGCAGATCGTTGATACCGGAGGATAAGGTGAAGCTGTGA